Proteins from a genomic interval of Liolophura sinensis isolate JHLJ2023 chromosome 3, CUHK_Ljap_v2, whole genome shotgun sequence:
- the LOC135464195 gene encoding uncharacterized protein LOC135464195, whose translation MIGLGESKKISVSFYARSSSGNVQVRWKKAGESDTLRSHREAAGPVSLLMYGQLVTLLGTVTVLTLTDVRQVDEGNYTVTVISDINGVNRQSSTNILVDVTDRPSTEENMPVECTEANTVVIVGGVLGCLAALVVPTMLVVIFWRPSKTKDLPEGTKSR comes from the exons ATGATTGGTCTGGGGGAATCCAAGAAAATATCTGTGTCTTTTTACGCGCGATCGTCTTCTGGCAATGTCCAGGTGAGATGGAAGAAAGCTGGAGAGAGTGACACCCTACGGTCTCACCGAGAAGCGGCGGGTCCTGTCAGTCTGCTGATGTACGGTCAGCTGGTCACTCTCCTGGGAACAGTCACAGTACTGACACTGACCGATGTCCGCCAGGTAGATGAAGGCAACTATACCGTGACCGTCATCTCTGACATCAACGGCGTTAACCGGCAGTCAAGTACCAACATTTTGGTTGACGTCACTGACAGGCCATCAACAGAGGAAA ACATGCCTGTAGAGTGCACTGAAGCAAACACTGTGGTGATTGTAGGAGGGGTGTTAGGGTGTCTGGCCGCTCTTGTTGTCCCCACAATGTTGGTCGTGATATTCTGGAGGCCATCGAAAACAAAAG atttaccAGAGGGTACTAAAAGCAGGTAA